From the Flavobacterium galactosidilyticum genome, one window contains:
- a CDS encoding cupin domain-containing protein, giving the protein MKTASLRKDLQYNEDKVAIKVMMETETSKEIRILFRKGQVMKEHKAGFPITVEIHQGSINFGVSGEKMILQAGDLISLDANVPHDLHAEEDSIVRLTLSKLDTVERVKKVLE; this is encoded by the coding sequence ATGAAAACAGCTTCTTTAAGAAAAGACCTTCAATACAATGAAGATAAAGTAGCCATCAAAGTTATGATGGAAACAGAGACATCAAAAGAAATCAGAATACTTTTTAGAAAAGGACAAGTAATGAAAGAGCATAAAGCAGGCTTTCCCATCACGGTCGAAATTCATCAGGGGAGCATCAATTTTGGTGTAAGCGGTGAAAAAATGATTTTACAAGCAGGAGATTTAATTTCTTTAGATGCAAATGTACCTCACGATTTACATGCAGAAGAAGATAGTATAGTACGACTAACTTTATCCAAATTAGACACTGTTGAAAGAGTAAAAAAAGTACTTGAATAA
- a CDS encoding PH domain-containing protein encodes MENFSNETIDTSRLPKFEEVVFTALHPKYLRVVLINLAVVIAVFILVPIMLSIYNPDIFSGRLWLILGVTIPVFCALIILFSILGFQKKGFAFREHDVLYRHGVIATNTIVIPYNRVQHVALHEGLVSRFFGLAKIEIFTAGGSSSDIEIPGIEKEQAENIKQLLMGKIQKSL; translated from the coding sequence ATGGAAAATTTCTCAAATGAAACAATTGATACTTCTCGTCTGCCTAAGTTTGAAGAAGTAGTTTTTACAGCTTTGCATCCTAAATATTTAAGAGTAGTTTTGATCAATTTGGCTGTTGTTATAGCAGTGTTTATTTTGGTACCTATAATGCTTTCTATATATAATCCAGACATCTTTTCTGGTCGATTATGGTTGATTTTAGGTGTGACAATTCCAGTTTTTTGTGCTTTGATTATACTTTTTTCCATTCTAGGATTTCAGAAAAAAGGTTTTGCATTTAGAGAGCATGATGTGTTGTATCGACACGGTGTTATTGCAACTAATACTATTGTAATTCCTTATAACAGAGTGCAACATGTGGCTTTGCATGAAGGATTAGTTTCGAGGTTTTTTGGTCTAGCAAAAATTGAGATTTTCACCGCTGGTGGAAGTTCAAGTGATATTGAAATTCCCGGAATTGAAAAAGAACAGGCAGAAAATATTAAACAATTGTTGATGGGTAAAATACAAAAATCGTTGTAA
- a CDS encoding 1,4-dihydroxy-2-naphthoyl-CoA synthase, translating into MDWITAKEYEDITYKKCNGVARIAFNRPEVRNAFRPKTTAELYNAFYDAQEDTSIGVVLLSAEGPSSKDGVYSFCSGGDQNARGHQGYVGDDGQHRLNILEVQRLIRFMPKVVIAVVPGWAVGGGHSLHVVCDLTLASKEHAIFKQTDADVTSFDGGYGSAYLAKMVGQKKAREIFFLGRNYSAQDAMDMGMVNAVIPHAELEDTAYEWAQEILHKSPMAIKMLKFAMNLTDDGMVGQQVFAGETTRLAYMTEEAKEGRNAFLEKRKPNFEKKWLP; encoded by the coding sequence ATGGATTGGATTACTGCTAAAGAATATGAAGATATTACGTATAAGAAATGCAATGGCGTAGCCAGAATTGCTTTTAATAGACCGGAAGTACGCAACGCTTTCCGTCCGAAAACAACTGCTGAACTTTATAATGCTTTTTATGATGCTCAAGAAGACACTTCTATAGGAGTTGTTTTGTTGTCTGCTGAAGGACCTTCGTCTAAGGATGGAGTGTACTCATTCTGTAGTGGTGGCGATCAAAACGCGCGCGGACATCAAGGATACGTGGGTGATGATGGGCAGCATCGTTTAAATATATTAGAAGTACAACGTTTGATCCGTTTTATGCCTAAAGTAGTTATTGCTGTAGTTCCTGGTTGGGCTGTGGGTGGTGGTCATAGTTTGCATGTAGTGTGCGACTTGACCTTGGCCAGCAAAGAGCACGCTATTTTTAAACAAACGGATGCCGATGTAACTAGTTTTGATGGCGGGTATGGCTCTGCTTATTTAGCTAAAATGGTTGGACAGAAAAAAGCGAGAGAAATTTTCTTTTTAGGGCGCAATTATTCTGCTCAAGATGCAATGGATATGGGTATGGTAAATGCTGTTATTCCGCATGCAGAATTAGAAGATACGGCTTATGAGTGGGCTCAGGAAATTTTGCATAAATCGCCAATGGCTATCAAAATGTTGAAATTTGCTATGAATCTTACTGATGACGGTATGGTTGGACAACAAGTTTTTGCTGGTGAAACTACTCGTCTTGCCTATATGACTGAAGAAGCTAAAGAAGGTAGAAACGCATTTTTAGAGAAAAGAAAACCAAATTTTGAAAAAAAATGGCTGCCTTAA
- a CDS encoding PH domain-containing protein: protein MEEQFNQPQRQSPIGVLVMFVDTLQLWARGLWPVILIYFVKFKQLNSAYLALGIIAFLLVIVLVAYLKYLNFTFHLDSKNEEFIINEGVLNKKRTIIQLERIQQVDINQSFLQRIIGVYELNVDTAGSAKKEGRIKAISHPLAVALKTKLLENEVRNVTLVNEEEFLKPSIDSQKPFVKISFLSLLKVGITTNYVKTFGLVLAFLTTIFDSVKKVIPEYEVTDEQLDSYIDQNLAFRSIAILFVVMIGLILVINLIRVVFKYYNYQVIKHNDSLFLSFGLLNTKSTIVKPEKVQIVTVTRNYFQKKMDILEIKIKQATSGDRQNSKSIIEIPGCDENEKTAIFKLLFHVMPEKGIQLKPNYRKLVFSIFVCILIPVVLFFVCANFVDQSIMDYAFVVSIYVVFIGLIICFGYLNNRLYISDDFIIKQSGAWDIDNAIIDTKKIQGVTTSQLFWHKKADIGSVIIHTAGGDLAFQLGNFTILKQHINHWLYNIERSESNWM, encoded by the coding sequence ATGGAAGAGCAATTTAATCAGCCTCAAAGACAGTCTCCTATTGGAGTATTGGTGATGTTTGTTGATACTTTACAGCTTTGGGCTCGTGGTTTATGGCCAGTAATACTTATTTACTTTGTTAAGTTTAAGCAATTAAATAGCGCTTATTTAGCTCTTGGTATCATTGCTTTTTTGCTTGTAATAGTTTTAGTTGCGTATTTAAAATATTTGAATTTCACTTTTCATTTGGATAGTAAAAATGAGGAGTTTATCATTAATGAAGGCGTTCTTAATAAAAAAAGAACAATTATTCAGCTAGAAAGGATTCAGCAAGTTGATATTAATCAATCATTTTTACAGCGTATAATTGGCGTTTATGAACTTAATGTTGATACTGCTGGAAGCGCTAAAAAAGAGGGAAGAATAAAAGCTATTTCGCACCCGCTTGCTGTGGCTTTAAAAACAAAATTATTAGAAAATGAAGTAAGGAATGTTACGTTAGTCAATGAGGAGGAGTTTTTAAAACCATCGATTGATTCTCAGAAGCCTTTTGTTAAAATTAGTTTTTTGAGTTTGTTAAAAGTAGGTATTACAACTAATTATGTAAAAACATTTGGATTGGTTTTGGCATTTTTAACTACAATATTTGATAGTGTTAAAAAAGTAATTCCTGAATATGAAGTTACTGATGAACAATTGGATAGTTATATTGATCAAAATTTAGCTTTTAGGTCGATAGCAATACTTTTTGTCGTAATGATAGGCTTAATCTTAGTTATCAATCTGATTCGAGTAGTTTTTAAATATTACAACTACCAAGTGATTAAGCACAATGATTCGTTATTTCTTTCTTTTGGATTATTAAATACCAAAAGTACAATTGTAAAGCCTGAAAAAGTGCAAATTGTAACAGTGACTAGAAATTATTTTCAAAAGAAAATGGATATTTTGGAGATAAAGATTAAGCAAGCTACAAGTGGAGACAGACAGAATAGTAAATCTATTATTGAAATTCCAGGATGCGACGAAAACGAGAAAACGGCTATATTTAAACTTCTATTTCATGTAATGCCTGAAAAGGGAATTCAGTTAAAGCCTAATTATCGCAAATTGGTTTTTTCAATTTTTGTGTGTATATTGATTCCTGTTGTACTGTTTTTTGTTTGTGCTAATTTTGTAGATCAAAGTATAATGGATTATGCTTTTGTAGTGTCGATATATGTAGTATTTATTGGGTTGATTATTTGTTTTGGATATCTAAACAACAGACTATATATTAGTGATGATTTTATCATTAAACAAAGTGGTGCGTGGGATATTGACAATGCGATTATTGATACTAAAAAAATCCAAGGAGTTACAACTTCTCAACTTTTTTGGCATAAAAAAGCTGATATTGGTTCAGTAATTATACACACAGCAGGCGGTGATTTAGCTTTTCAATTAGGAAATTTTACGATTTTAAAGCAACATATAAATCATTGGTTGTACAATATTGAAAGGTCGGAAAGTAATTGGATGTAA
- the menA gene encoding 1,4-dihydroxy-2-naphthoate octaprenyltransferase, which translates to MKHWIEAARLRTLPLSVSGIIVGSMYALRPTDNIETPTDVFSWTIFGFAILTTLGLQILSNFANDYGDGIKGTDNSDRVGPQRAIQSGAISPQAMKIGIAITSVLTLLSAIILIYFAFSDTNIWYSLFFLLLGILSIASAIRYTVGNTAYGYRGFGDVFVFVFFGLVSTIGVNFLYSEQLDFNLFLPAAAIGLLSTGVLNLNNMRDEASDRKSNKNTVVVKIGGQKAKKYHYFLIVTAMILVLLFAVLSDYRFDQYLFVLAYIPLIKHLRTVYKNQDPRALDPELKKLALSTFALSILLALCMVSLIPDLVVNLFLGGR; encoded by the coding sequence ATGAAACATTGGATTGAAGCAGCACGATTAAGAACGTTACCTTTATCAGTATCGGGAATAATTGTGGGAAGTATGTACGCCTTGCGTCCTACAGATAATATCGAAACGCCTACAGATGTGTTTAGCTGGACTATTTTTGGTTTCGCTATTCTTACGACTTTAGGATTACAGATTTTATCTAATTTTGCTAATGATTATGGCGATGGAATAAAGGGAACTGATAATTCAGACAGAGTTGGGCCGCAACGCGCAATTCAAAGTGGTGCTATTTCGCCTCAAGCAATGAAAATAGGAATTGCCATTACTTCAGTTTTGACTCTTTTATCAGCCATAATATTAATCTACTTTGCTTTTAGCGATACTAATATTTGGTATTCTTTGTTTTTCTTGCTCCTTGGAATATTATCAATCGCTTCTGCAATTCGCTATACCGTTGGTAATACTGCTTATGGCTATCGAGGTTTTGGTGATGTGTTTGTTTTTGTGTTCTTCGGATTAGTAAGTACCATCGGTGTGAATTTTTTATATTCTGAGCAATTAGATTTTAATTTATTTCTGCCAGCTGCTGCAATAGGATTATTGAGTACAGGAGTGTTGAATTTGAATAATATGCGAGACGAAGCCTCTGACAGAAAATCAAATAAAAATACGGTAGTTGTTAAAATAGGAGGACAAAAAGCTAAGAAATATCATTACTTTTTAATTGTTACTGCAATGATTTTAGTTCTGCTCTTTGCAGTATTGAGTGACTATCGCTTCGATCAATATCTATTTGTATTGGCTTACATTCCTTTAATTAAGCATTTAAGAACTGTTTATAAGAATCAAGATCCTAGGGCTTTAGATCCTGAATTGAAAAAGTTAGCTTTAAGTACATTTGCACTTTCTATTTTATTGGCCCTGTGTATGGTTTCCTTAATTCCGGATTTAGTAGTGAATTTGTTTTTGGGAGGTAGATAA
- a CDS encoding CvfB family protein, translated as MIEIGKYNTLTILRDTKVGLFLGTPDTDPEGIHDILLPNKYVPNEFEIGEELIVFVYLDHEERPVATTLEPYILLNEFALLRVNYVNQVGAFMDWGMEKDILVPYKEQARPMEKGKRYLVYLYMDEKTNRLVASSKTNQFLKNEEITVEKGEEVDLIVSHITELGINVIINEKHKGLLYKDEVYDDAIRTGDRMRGYIKTIRPDNKIDVALQIQGYESIEPNAEKILDELRASRGFLRLTDNSHPEDIKTVLKMSKKTFKKAIGALYKEKLIEIKEDGIYLVKE; from the coding sequence ATGATTGAAATAGGAAAATACAATACATTAACAATACTTCGTGATACTAAAGTAGGATTATTTTTAGGAACTCCAGATACGGATCCAGAAGGAATACACGATATACTACTACCTAACAAATATGTTCCAAATGAATTTGAAATAGGCGAGGAGCTTATTGTTTTTGTTTATTTAGACCACGAAGAGCGTCCCGTTGCTACCACTTTGGAGCCTTATATTTTATTGAATGAATTTGCACTTTTACGTGTAAATTATGTCAATCAAGTAGGTGCTTTCATGGATTGGGGAATGGAAAAAGATATTTTGGTTCCTTATAAAGAGCAGGCGCGTCCTATGGAAAAAGGGAAACGATACCTAGTTTATCTTTACATGGATGAAAAAACAAACCGCTTAGTTGCTTCAAGTAAGACAAATCAATTTCTTAAAAATGAAGAAATTACGGTTGAAAAAGGAGAAGAAGTTGATTTAATTGTGTCTCATATTACCGAATTAGGAATAAATGTAATCATTAACGAGAAACATAAAGGTTTGTTGTACAAAGATGAAGTTTATGATGATGCTATTCGTACTGGAGATCGTATGCGTGGTTATATCAAAACGATTCGCCCTGACAATAAAATTGATGTAGCATTGCAAATTCAAGGCTACGAAAGTATTGAGCCAAATGCTGAAAAAATACTTGATGAGTTAAGAGCTAGTCGTGGTTTCTTGCGACTGACTGATAATTCGCATCCTGAGGATATTAAAACGGTTTTGAAGATGAGTAAGAAAACCTTCAAGAAAGCAATTGGTGCTTTGTATAAAGAGAAATTAATAGAAATCAAGGAAGACGGAATTTACTTGGTTAAGGAGTAA